A window of the Streptomyces sp. NBC_00454 genome harbors these coding sequences:
- a CDS encoding acyl-CoA dehydrogenase family protein — protein sequence MSGPGTPAPAPELTELTELGELRDAVRAVLARHPGHAAWAPLTAQVGAAALAVPEEYGGLGCGTAEVAVVMAELGRALSPVPYLGSAVLTVRALLAAGDREACERHLPGLAEGSVVGALAWAEEGGWEAPALSTRAVPAGSDWLLTGAKRYVLAGPAEPSLVLAFAVTPEGRLGLFALDSAPASFTVRSTMDTTRPLAELALDRTPARLLSADGAAVLDRVRDLACTALAAEQAGAAARALETTVRYAKDRVQFGRPIGSFQAVKHRLADMHTAVEGARSLAFAAAASDAAPSQAAAAKSGCSEAYAYVAGEMIQLHGGIGITWEHEAHAYFKRAHGSAHLFGPPSAHRERLAARLGFLPSG from the coding sequence ATGAGCGGCCCCGGTACGCCGGCGCCCGCCCCGGAGCTGACGGAGCTGACGGAGCTGGGCGAACTGCGCGACGCGGTACGGGCGGTCCTCGCCCGGCATCCCGGCCACGCGGCCTGGGCCCCGCTGACGGCCCAGGTGGGCGCGGCCGCGCTGGCGGTGCCCGAGGAGTACGGCGGCCTGGGCTGCGGGACCGCCGAAGTCGCGGTGGTCATGGCGGAGCTGGGGCGCGCGCTGAGCCCCGTACCGTACCTGGGCTCGGCGGTGCTGACCGTGCGGGCACTGCTCGCGGCCGGGGACCGGGAGGCGTGCGAACGGCACCTGCCCGGGCTGGCGGAGGGCTCCGTGGTGGGGGCGCTGGCCTGGGCGGAGGAGGGCGGCTGGGAGGCTCCGGCCCTCTCCACCCGGGCGGTTCCCGCGGGCTCCGACTGGCTGCTGACCGGCGCCAAGCGGTACGTGCTGGCCGGGCCGGCGGAGCCCTCGCTGGTGCTCGCCTTCGCGGTGACCCCCGAGGGCCGGCTCGGCCTCTTCGCACTCGACTCCGCGCCCGCGTCCTTCACCGTACGGTCCACCATGGACACCACCCGGCCCCTCGCGGAGCTGGCCCTGGACCGGACCCCGGCGCGGCTGCTGTCCGCCGACGGCGCGGCCGTCCTCGACCGGGTCCGGGACCTGGCCTGCACGGCTCTCGCCGCCGAGCAGGCGGGGGCGGCGGCGCGGGCCCTGGAGACGACCGTGCGGTACGCGAAGGACCGGGTGCAGTTCGGGCGGCCCATCGGCTCCTTCCAGGCGGTCAAACACCGGCTGGCCGATATGCACACCGCCGTGGAGGGTGCCCGCTCGCTCGCCTTCGCGGCGGCCGCCTCCGACGCCGCCCCGAGCCAGGCCGCCGCGGCGAAGTCGGGGTGTTCGGAGGCCTACGCGTACGTGGCGGGCGAGATGATCCAGCTGCACGGCGGGATCGGCATCACCTGGGAGCACGAGGCGCACGCGTACTTCAAGCGGGCCCACGGCTCGGCCCACCTCTTCGGACCGCCGTCCGCACACCGTGAACGGCTGGCGGCCCGGCTCGGGTTCCTCCCGTCCGGGTGA
- a CDS encoding VWA domain-containing protein yields MTGSAVDLRKIEESAPALVSLYKSAGVSLRKHGMEGGRACVYLVLDYSGSMRPYYEDGSVQALADRVLGLSAHLDDDARVPVVFFSTEVDAVEEISLAGHEGRVTEIAAGLGHMGKTAYHAAMDAVIDHYLDSGSAAPALVVFQTDGGPINKLAAERYLCKAARLPIFWQFVGFGNTRSSQFDFLRRLDELPVPAKRPVDNAGYFHAGTDPRTVTDSELYDRLVAEFPEWLAAARAAGIVRA; encoded by the coding sequence ATGACGGGCAGCGCGGTGGACCTCCGGAAGATCGAAGAGAGCGCCCCGGCGCTGGTGAGCCTCTACAAGAGCGCCGGGGTCTCGCTGCGCAAACACGGCATGGAGGGCGGGCGCGCCTGCGTGTACCTGGTCCTGGACTACTCGGGGTCGATGCGCCCGTACTACGAGGACGGCAGCGTGCAGGCCCTCGCGGACCGGGTGCTGGGGCTGTCCGCGCACCTGGACGACGACGCCCGCGTACCCGTCGTGTTCTTCTCCACGGAGGTCGACGCGGTCGAGGAGATCTCCCTCGCCGGCCACGAGGGACGGGTCACCGAGATCGCCGCCGGGCTGGGTCACATGGGCAAGACGGCCTACCACGCGGCCATGGACGCGGTCATCGACCACTACCTGGACTCGGGGTCGGCGGCCCCCGCGCTCGTCGTCTTCCAGACGGACGGCGGGCCCATCAACAAGCTCGCCGCCGAGAGGTACCTGTGCAAGGCGGCCCGGCTGCCGATCTTCTGGCAGTTCGTCGGCTTCGGGAACACCCGCAGCTCGCAGTTCGACTTCCTGCGGCGGCTCGACGAACTGCCGGTCCCGGCCAAGCGGCCCGTGGACAACGCGGGCTACTTCCACGCGGGAACGGACCCGCGGACCGTCACGGACTCGGAGCTCTACGACCGCCTGGTCGCCGAGTTCCCGGAATGGCTGGCGGCGGCCCGCGCGGCGGGCATCGTGCGCGCCTGA
- a CDS encoding pyridoxamine 5'-phosphate oxidase family protein yields the protein MTTNNWAVFEKAEPEFAAAVQARFAQFPHHVLATLRKDGSPRATGLNVKIRGGELWLGMMPGSMKGKDLRRDPRFALHTNPGEGETMPDGDVRIAGRAIEIVEQPELHRYAEEAEENDSPHPFDLFRAELTEVVHVGVEGDDLVVRSWTPAGGLRTIRRGNDDEPAREDTPA from the coding sequence ATGACGACGAACAACTGGGCCGTATTCGAGAAGGCGGAACCCGAATTCGCGGCGGCCGTCCAGGCGCGCTTCGCGCAGTTCCCGCACCATGTCCTGGCGACCCTGCGCAAGGACGGATCCCCGCGCGCCACCGGGCTCAACGTGAAAATCCGCGGCGGCGAGCTCTGGTTGGGCATGATGCCGGGTTCGATGAAGGGCAAGGACCTGCGGCGCGATCCGCGCTTCGCCCTGCACACCAACCCGGGCGAGGGCGAGACCATGCCCGACGGGGACGTGCGGATCGCCGGGCGCGCGATCGAGATCGTGGAGCAGCCCGAGCTCCACCGGTACGCGGAGGAGGCGGAGGAGAACGACAGCCCGCACCCCTTCGACCTCTTCCGCGCCGAGCTGACGGAGGTGGTCCACGTCGGGGTCGAGGGCGATGACCTGGTGGTGCGGTCGTGGACCCCGGCGGGCGGGCTGCGCACCATCCGCCGGGGCAATGACGACGAGCCGGCCCGCGAGGACACCCCCGCCTGA
- a CDS encoding glycoside hydrolase domain-containing protein, with protein MLPSHMMLSCLLGAALLAPVPVGAADGPPAGGARPATGAAGARPADGRPVDYRGLHLTVPADWRVVDLDRNPDACLRLDLPTLYLGHAGTQGDCGAARAVAPRADTLHLEPLDGAPPRADIPTVGADEGEPLPKVRGDSNEIRYTLRRAGVMATVSYGATPETVRGVLGRARTLTPPTRPAPAEPVVAPGPGPRAAAQGPYTGEGFDACTAPTQKAMNAWKEDSPFGAVGIYIGGRARACAQPQLTAGWVTRQAAAGWHLMPIWVGPQPWNSSSTGLSTDPSEATDQGTAAADGAAQAATALGLAEGTVLYNDLENYTDRATWDGPVVSYLTAWTVRLHELGYRGAAYVSASSGAKALSAHYAQAPDAMPDVLWVARWNGSASVTDADLGLPAGTKQWSGARRAHQFRGDHDATYGDVTINIDRNWVDVDPAALKKARPHLS; from the coding sequence ATGCTCCCCTCCCACATGATGTTGAGCTGCCTGCTGGGCGCCGCGCTGCTCGCTCCCGTCCCGGTCGGAGCCGCGGACGGTCCCCCCGCCGGCGGTGCCCGCCCCGCCACCGGTGCCGCCGGTGCCCGCCCCGCCGACGGCCGCCCCGTCGACTACCGCGGGCTGCACCTCACCGTCCCCGCCGACTGGCGGGTCGTCGACCTCGACCGGAACCCCGACGCCTGCCTGCGCCTGGACCTGCCCACCCTCTACCTCGGGCACGCCGGTACCCAGGGCGACTGCGGAGCGGCCCGCGCCGTCGCCCCGCGCGCCGACACCCTGCACCTGGAGCCCCTCGACGGGGCCCCGCCGCGCGCCGACATCCCGACCGTCGGCGCGGACGAGGGCGAACCCCTGCCCAAGGTCCGGGGCGACAGCAACGAGATCCGCTACACCCTGCGCCGCGCCGGGGTGATGGCCACCGTCTCCTACGGGGCCACGCCCGAGACGGTACGAGGAGTGCTCGGCCGGGCCCGTACGCTCACCCCGCCCACCCGTCCGGCCCCCGCCGAGCCGGTCGTCGCCCCCGGCCCGGGGCCCCGTGCCGCCGCCCAGGGCCCCTACACCGGCGAGGGCTTCGACGCCTGCACCGCCCCCACCCAGAAGGCCATGAACGCCTGGAAGGAGGACTCGCCCTTCGGCGCGGTCGGCATCTACATCGGCGGCCGGGCCCGCGCCTGCGCCCAGCCGCAGCTCACCGCCGGCTGGGTGACCCGCCAGGCCGCCGCGGGCTGGCACCTGATGCCGATCTGGGTCGGCCCCCAGCCCTGGAACAGCTCCTCCACCGGGCTCTCCACCGACCCCTCCGAGGCCACCGACCAGGGCACGGCCGCCGCCGACGGCGCCGCCCAGGCGGCCACCGCGCTGGGTCTGGCCGAGGGCACGGTCCTCTACAACGACCTGGAGAACTACACCGACCGGGCCACCTGGGACGGCCCGGTCGTCTCCTACCTCACCGCCTGGACGGTCCGGCTGCACGAACTGGGCTACCGCGGGGCCGCCTACGTCTCGGCGAGCTCCGGGGCGAAGGCGCTGAGCGCCCATTACGCCCAGGCCCCGGACGCCATGCCCGACGTGCTGTGGGTGGCCCGCTGGAACGGGTCGGCCTCGGTCACCGACGCCGACCTCGGACTGCCCGCCGGCACCAAGCAGTGGTCGGGAGCGCGCCGGGCCCACCAGTTCCGGGGCGACCACGACGCCACGTACGGAGACGTGACGATCAACATCGACCGGAACTGGGTGGACGTCGACCCCGCGGCCCTCAAGAAGGCCCGCCCGCACCTGAGCTGA
- a CDS encoding MarR family winged helix-turn-helix transcriptional regulator translates to MATGIGDQDGDGRDAHTIFRQYLDAVGLQGLASAEASGLHTSEWYALSLITLEGGLSSGELATRTGLTTGATTRLIDRLERAGYARRAADPGDRRRVIVEPEPDALDRIEDVVGPARRHIAAVIGSYSPEQQALLFDYFARAAPAFRAATEEIRANTAPRRGKSRPAAG, encoded by the coding sequence ATGGCAACAGGCATCGGCGACCAGGATGGCGACGGCCGGGACGCGCACACGATCTTCCGGCAGTACCTGGACGCCGTCGGCCTCCAGGGCCTGGCCAGCGCCGAGGCGTCCGGCCTGCACACCTCGGAGTGGTACGCCCTCAGCCTCATCACCCTGGAGGGCGGCCTGTCGTCCGGTGAGCTCGCCACCCGCACCGGCTTGACCACCGGCGCCACGACCCGGCTCATCGACCGCCTCGAACGGGCCGGCTACGCCCGCCGGGCCGCCGACCCGGGCGACAGGCGCCGGGTCATCGTGGAACCCGAACCGGACGCGCTGGACCGCATCGAGGACGTGGTCGGCCCCGCCCGCCGGCACATCGCGGCGGTGATCGGCTCCTATTCCCCGGAGCAGCAGGCCCTGCTCTTCGACTACTTCGCCCGCGCCGCGCCCGCGTTCCGCGCGGCCACGGAGGAGATCCGCGCCAACACCGCGCCGCGGCGCGGCAAGAGCCGCCCGGCAGCGGGCTGA
- a CDS encoding SgcJ/EcaC family oxidoreductase produces MQSTSESVTSVQTVLSRLVTAWESHDAEAYGELFTEDATYITYVGTFYRGRRDIVESHRTLFAGFLKGTRLADEILDIRFHGPGVAVVNGRGDTYKGKRPQKLRKIQTYTLVREEDGQWRIAAFQNTKRKPLMEAVSYRFAPGLVPAADR; encoded by the coding sequence ATGCAGTCCACCAGCGAGTCCGTCACCTCCGTCCAGACCGTGCTGAGCCGCCTCGTCACCGCCTGGGAGAGCCACGACGCCGAGGCCTACGGGGAGCTGTTCACCGAGGACGCCACGTACATCACCTACGTCGGCACCTTCTACCGGGGGCGCCGCGACATCGTGGAGAGCCACCGCACGCTCTTCGCGGGCTTCCTCAAGGGCACCCGGCTGGCCGACGAGATCCTCGACATCCGCTTCCACGGGCCCGGCGTCGCCGTGGTGAACGGCCGCGGGGACACCTACAAGGGCAAGCGCCCGCAGAAGCTCCGCAAGATCCAGACCTACACGCTGGTCCGCGAGGAGGACGGGCAGTGGCGGATCGCCGCCTTCCAGAACACCAAGCGCAAGCCGCTGATGGAGGCCGTGTCCTACCGGTTCGCCCCGGGCCTCGTCCCGGCCGCCGACCGCTGA
- a CDS encoding AAA family ATPase, with product MVGRTPLVGRGAELERLDEAIGEATGGQVTGGHGGSPGVVDLTGPAGMGKSRLLTEVCRRARGRGLTVLRGRATEYERHIPFRLFTDAFADLDPELLREKGADPSVAPVLHGVAADPGAGRSAPLDRFAVHRAVARLLTELAERGDGGGGHGGDRGGDRGGHGDGPGGRGDDRGRHGDDRGGHGDDRGGHGGGLLIALDDLHWADPASLELLDHLVRHPLRAPVTIIVARRDRQTSPSLTAALTRGVDTGAVLRLDLGPLAERACVEHLAPDLPPARAARLYAASEGNPLYFLTLLQGQGDGPALPAGGLAALLLDELTPLTDTQRRTTEAVAVLGDHATAPLLAHTLTASAPAPGPLVPGPPDPGPLDADLAVLAGRDLLRRGPGGSWSLRHPVLRTVVHENTEHRRRTDMHRRAAAALAGAGAGAAVRAHHVERALTGWDPEAAAVLLEAAGQSQATAPASCAHWLGVVLRVLPDTAEHGAHRRELLLRRARALGVCGELRQSRDLLHELMARPGSDEDGGLRASAATLCASMERHLGNYASAVALLRRELARRPAPRPADALALGLELGSSAPHALSYDEVREDIRRTLDLARRLGNEPAEAGALTITALGETYGGDLVTARALTDRAAARVDALTDRELTELCEPLARLSWSEFYLERYADAQRHADRGLALARRVGPLHLLPHLLLCKAIVHMSTCRMLPALELVDEAESIARGIGSDELLALVLANKAQVLLAALPPGDSSPLAVAEEAVALCRGRNSWWASLAWCVLSYTALHAGDPRRARSAMLRAGGGPELARLQPTMRPLFLEALVTAAVTTGDLADAEAWSRLATADAERLGLPAQRASALRSAGQLLAGRGEPGPAADLYALAAEEAGRSGATLWEAQALLIGSSLRTRAGDPAAAASLWHHGRRLAETGGARLLTGLADLFPPPAATPRPAPAPAPAPAPAPSPLPHLTPREQQIAALVAEGLTTPAIAARLYLSPRTVDTHLSHIFRKTGVTTRSALAALTARSTG from the coding sequence ATGGTGGGCAGGACTCCGCTGGTCGGCCGGGGGGCCGAGCTGGAGAGGCTGGACGAGGCGATCGGGGAAGCGACCGGCGGGCAAGTGACCGGCGGGCACGGCGGATCGCCGGGCGTCGTCGACCTCACGGGCCCGGCGGGCATGGGCAAGAGCAGACTGCTGACCGAGGTGTGCCGAAGGGCCCGGGGCCGCGGCCTGACGGTCCTGCGCGGCCGGGCCACCGAGTACGAACGGCACATCCCCTTCCGGCTGTTCACCGACGCCTTCGCCGACCTGGATCCGGAACTGCTGCGGGAGAAGGGCGCGGACCCGTCGGTGGCCCCCGTCCTGCACGGCGTGGCGGCGGACCCGGGCGCCGGGCGGAGCGCCCCGCTGGACCGGTTCGCCGTGCACCGGGCGGTCGCCCGGCTGCTCACGGAGCTGGCGGAGCGCGGTGACGGTGGTGGTGGTCACGGCGGTGATCGTGGCGGTGATCGTGGCGGTCACGGCGATGGCCCTGGTGGCCGCGGCGATGACCGTGGCCGTCACGGCGATGACCGTGGTGGTCACGGCGATGACCGTGGTGGTCACGGCGGCGGCCTGCTCATCGCCCTCGACGACCTCCACTGGGCCGATCCGGCCTCCCTGGAGCTCCTCGACCACCTCGTGCGCCACCCCCTGCGCGCGCCCGTGACCATCATCGTGGCCCGCCGCGACCGCCAGACCTCCCCGTCCCTCACCGCCGCGCTCACCCGGGGCGTGGACACCGGCGCCGTGCTGCGCCTGGACCTCGGCCCCCTCGCGGAGCGGGCCTGCGTGGAGCACCTCGCCCCGGATCTGCCGCCCGCCCGCGCCGCCCGGCTCTACGCGGCCAGCGAGGGCAATCCGCTCTACTTCCTGACCCTGCTCCAGGGCCAGGGCGACGGGCCCGCCCTGCCGGCGGGGGGCCTGGCCGCGCTGCTGCTCGACGAGTTGACCCCGCTGACGGACACGCAGCGGCGTACCACCGAGGCCGTCGCCGTGCTCGGCGACCACGCCACCGCTCCGCTGCTGGCGCACACGCTCACCGCGTCGGCGCCCGCCCCCGGCCCGCTCGTTCCCGGCCCGCCCGACCCCGGCCCGCTCGATGCGGACCTCGCCGTGCTGGCCGGGCGGGACCTGCTGCGGCGGGGCCCCGGCGGGAGCTGGTCGCTGCGCCATCCCGTGCTGCGGACCGTGGTGCACGAGAACACCGAGCACCGGCGCCGTACCGACATGCACCGGCGGGCCGCCGCCGCGCTGGCCGGTGCGGGCGCGGGTGCCGCCGTACGGGCCCACCACGTCGAGCGGGCGCTGACCGGCTGGGACCCGGAGGCGGCGGCGGTCCTGCTGGAGGCGGCCGGGCAGTCGCAGGCCACCGCCCCCGCGAGCTGCGCGCACTGGCTGGGGGTGGTGCTCCGGGTGCTGCCGGACACCGCGGAGCACGGCGCGCACCGGCGGGAGCTGCTGCTGCGCCGGGCGCGGGCCCTCGGCGTGTGCGGGGAGCTGCGGCAGAGCCGGGACCTGCTCCACGAGCTGATGGCGCGGCCCGGATCCGACGAGGACGGCGGGCTGCGCGCGAGCGCCGCCACCCTGTGCGCCTCGATGGAACGCCATCTCGGGAACTACGCGTCCGCGGTCGCCCTGCTCCGCCGCGAACTGGCCCGCCGGCCCGCACCCCGCCCGGCCGACGCGCTCGCCCTCGGTCTCGAACTCGGCTCGTCGGCACCGCACGCGCTGTCCTACGACGAGGTGCGGGAGGACATACGGCGCACCTTGGACCTGGCCCGGCGGCTGGGCAACGAGCCCGCCGAGGCGGGGGCGCTGACGATCACCGCGCTCGGGGAGACGTACGGGGGCGACCTGGTGACGGCCCGGGCGCTGACCGACCGCGCCGCGGCCCGGGTGGACGCGCTGACCGACCGGGAACTCACGGAGCTGTGCGAGCCGTTGGCCCGGTTGAGCTGGTCGGAGTTCTATCTGGAGCGGTACGCGGACGCGCAGCGGCACGCCGACCGGGGCCTGGCCCTCGCCCGCCGCGTGGGCCCCCTCCACCTCCTCCCGCACCTGCTCCTGTGCAAGGCGATCGTCCACATGAGCACCTGCCGGATGCTCCCGGCGCTGGAGCTCGTCGACGAGGCGGAGTCCATCGCCCGGGGCATCGGCAGCGACGAACTCCTCGCCCTGGTCCTGGCGAACAAGGCCCAGGTGCTCCTCGCGGCCCTGCCCCCGGGCGACAGCAGCCCGCTGGCCGTGGCCGAAGAAGCGGTCGCCCTGTGCAGGGGGCGGAACAGCTGGTGGGCCTCGCTCGCCTGGTGCGTGCTGAGTTACACGGCCCTGCACGCCGGCGATCCCCGGCGGGCCCGGTCCGCGATGCTGCGGGCGGGCGGCGGCCCGGAGCTCGCCCGCCTCCAGCCGACGATGCGTCCGCTGTTCCTCGAAGCCCTGGTCACGGCGGCCGTCACCACCGGCGACCTGGCCGACGCGGAGGCCTGGTCCCGGCTGGCCACGGCGGACGCCGAGCGGCTCGGGCTGCCCGCGCAGCGGGCCTCGGCGCTGCGCAGCGCGGGCCAGCTGCTGGCGGGACGCGGCGAGCCGGGACCGGCGGCGGACCTGTACGCCCTGGCGGCCGAGGAGGCCGGCCGCTCGGGCGCGACCCTCTGGGAGGCCCAGGCCCTGCTGATCGGCTCCTCCTTACGGACCCGGGCCGGCGACCCCGCCGCCGCGGCATCCCTCTGGCACCACGGCCGCCGCCTCGCCGAAACGGGCGGAGCCCGCCTCCTGACGGGCCTGGCGGACCTCTTCCCCCCACCCGCCGCAACGCCGCGCCCCGCTCCCGCTCCCGCTCCCGCTCCCGCTCCCGCTCCCTCCCCCCTCCCCCACCTCACCCCGCGCGAACAGCAGATCGCAGCCCTGGTGGCCGAGGGCCTGACCACCCCGGCCATCGCGGCCCGCCTCTACCTCAGCCCGCGCACGGTCGACACCCACCTGTCGCACATCTTCCGCAAGACGGGCGTCACCACCCGCTCGGCCCTGGCCGCCCTGACGGCCCGGAGCACGGGCTGA
- a CDS encoding GNAT family N-acetyltransferase yields MDVELRAPRVGEVEVVAELKAVVMRDDLERLGRYDEVRVRQRLRDEFSEVYSSVIVMGEDIVGSLTVRPYGGGLKVEHLYLDPRHQGRGIGSRVLCEVLARADAEGVEVRLTVLRGSAVRGLYERYGFVVEGEDPVDVHMVRVPAASSA; encoded by the coding sequence ATGGATGTGGAGTTGAGGGCCCCGCGGGTGGGGGAGGTCGAGGTCGTCGCCGAGTTGAAGGCCGTCGTGATGCGCGACGACCTGGAGCGGCTGGGGCGGTACGACGAGGTGCGGGTGCGGCAGCGGCTGCGGGACGAGTTCTCGGAGGTGTACTCCTCGGTCATCGTGATGGGGGAGGACATCGTCGGGTCCCTGACCGTGCGGCCTTACGGGGGCGGGCTCAAGGTGGAGCACCTGTATCTGGATCCGCGCCACCAGGGGCGGGGGATCGGGTCGCGGGTGCTGTGTGAGGTGCTGGCGCGGGCCGACGCGGAGGGCGTGGAGGTACGGCTGACCGTGTTGCGGGGGAGTGCCGTCCGGGGGCTCTACGAGCGGTACGGGTTCGTGGTGGAGGGGGAGGATCCCGTCGACGTGCACATGGTGCGGGTGCCCGCCGCCTCCTCGGCGTAG
- a CDS encoding GntR family transcriptional regulator, protein MSGTGWTSTSMPYLTPRAAGDTDAWTEEALAAGHRGGQRILHAGETDAPSTVARMLGLPDGAAVTVRRRIIERDGTPTELTDTYYPADIAAGTPLAGTAKIRGGAVTLLAALGHIGVRAVENVTARMPDADERTQLHLSADQPVLQLARTTYDSTDRPIQADIMVMPAERQQLQYEIRIG, encoded by the coding sequence GTGAGCGGGACCGGATGGACCAGTACCTCGATGCCCTACCTGACTCCACGCGCCGCCGGGGACACGGACGCATGGACCGAGGAGGCCTTGGCGGCGGGCCACCGGGGCGGCCAGCGCATCCTGCACGCCGGCGAGACCGACGCCCCCTCCACGGTGGCCCGCATGCTCGGCCTGCCGGACGGAGCGGCCGTGACCGTCCGCCGCAGGATCATCGAACGTGACGGAACGCCCACCGAACTGACCGACACCTACTACCCCGCGGACATCGCAGCAGGCACACCGCTGGCCGGAACCGCGAAGATCCGCGGCGGCGCGGTGACACTGCTCGCCGCGCTCGGACACATCGGCGTACGGGCCGTCGAGAACGTGACGGCGAGGATGCCCGACGCCGACGAGCGGACACAGCTGCACCTCAGCGCGGACCAGCCGGTACTCCAACTCGCACGCACCACCTACGACTCCACGGACCGGCCGATCCAGGCGGACATCATGGTCATGCCCGCCGAGCGCCAGCAGTTGCAGTACGAGATCAGGATCGGATGA
- a CDS encoding glutamate synthase subunit beta, producing the protein MADPKGFLTTPRETACTRPVAERLQDWNEVYVPGSLLPIISKQAGRCMDCGIPFCHNGCPLGNLIPEWNDFAYREDWTAASERLHATNNFPEFTGRLCPAPCESACVLGINQPAVTIKNVEVSIIDKAWDNGDVTPQPPERLSGKTAAVIGSGPAGLAAAQQLTRAGHTVVVYERADRIGGLLRYGIPEFKMEKVHINRRIEQMRAEGTKFRTGVEIGRDVTATDLRKRFDAVVIAAGATVSRDLPVPGRDLNGIHFAMEYLPLANKVQEGDFMAPPITAEGKHVVVIGGGDTGADCVGTAHRQGAASVTQLEIMPRPSEDRPTGQPWPTFPMLYKVTSAHEEGGERIYSVSTTHFVGDEDGNVQELHLVEVAFEEGKLVQKPGTERVLPAQLVTLAMGFTGTDQENGLTAQFGLAMDARGNIERDASYATNVDGVFVAGDAGRGQSLIVWAIAEGRSAARGVDRFLTGSSALPYPVKPTDRSITV; encoded by the coding sequence ATGGCTGACCCGAAGGGCTTCCTCACCACCCCGCGCGAGACCGCCTGCACCCGTCCGGTGGCCGAGCGCCTCCAGGACTGGAACGAGGTCTACGTTCCGGGCTCGCTGCTCCCGATCATCAGCAAGCAGGCCGGCCGCTGCATGGACTGCGGCATCCCGTTCTGCCACAACGGCTGCCCGCTCGGGAACCTGATCCCGGAGTGGAACGACTTCGCGTACCGCGAGGACTGGACCGCGGCTTCGGAGCGTCTGCACGCGACGAACAACTTCCCGGAGTTCACCGGGCGGCTGTGCCCGGCTCCCTGCGAGTCGGCGTGCGTGCTCGGCATCAACCAGCCGGCCGTCACCATCAAGAACGTCGAAGTCTCGATCATCGACAAGGCGTGGGACAACGGCGACGTCACCCCGCAGCCGCCCGAGCGGCTGTCCGGCAAGACGGCGGCCGTCATCGGCTCGGGCCCCGCGGGCCTGGCCGCGGCCCAGCAGCTGACCCGGGCCGGCCACACCGTGGTGGTGTACGAGCGCGCGGACCGCATCGGCGGCCTGCTCCGCTACGGCATCCCCGAGTTCAAGATGGAGAAGGTGCACATCAACCGCCGCATCGAGCAGATGCGCGCGGAGGGCACCAAGTTCCGTACCGGTGTGGAGATCGGCCGCGACGTCACCGCCACGGACCTGCGCAAGCGGTTCGACGCGGTGGTCATCGCGGCGGGCGCGACCGTCTCCCGCGACCTGCCGGTCCCGGGCCGCGACCTCAATGGCATCCACTTCGCGATGGAGTACCTGCCCCTCGCGAACAAGGTCCAGGAGGGCGACTTCATGGCGCCCCCCATCACGGCCGAGGGCAAGCACGTGGTCGTCATCGGCGGCGGCGACACCGGCGCGGACTGCGTGGGCACCGCCCACCGCCAGGGCGCGGCCTCCGTCACCCAGCTGGAGATCATGCCCCGCCCGTCGGAGGACCGCCCGACCGGTCAGCCGTGGCCGACCTTCCCCATGCTGTACAAGGTCACCTCCGCGCACGAGGAGGGCGGCGAGCGGATCTACTCCGTCTCGACCACCCACTTCGTGGGCGACGAGGACGGCAACGTCCAGGAACTCCACCTGGTCGAGGTCGCCTTCGAAGAAGGCAAGCTGGTCCAGAAGCCCGGCACCGAGCGCGTCCTCCCCGCGCAGCTGGTCACCCTGGCGATGGGCTTCACCGGCACGGACCAGGAGAACGGCCTGACCGCCCAGTTCGGCCTGGCGATGGACGCGCGCGGCAACATCGAGCGCGACGCCTCCTACGCGACCAACGTCGACGGCGTCTTCGTCGCCGGCGACGCCGGCCGCGGCCAGTCGCTGATCGTCTGGGCCATCGCGGAAGGCCGCTCGGCCGCCCGCGGCGTGGACCGCTTCCTGACCGGCTCCAGCGCCCTCCCGTACCCCGTCAAGCCGACGGACCGCTCCATCACCGTGTAA